A single window of Chitinophagales bacterium DNA harbors:
- a CDS encoding dual specificity protein phosphatase family protein, translating into MNRIYLIADTLLATMARPRGGDWLQDDLMSLKKREVTVLVCLLEKEEMYELQLEEEANDCKKAGMEWIHFPIADFGLPTNEKMTNKLILQLKEYVESGKKVVIHCRMGIGRSSTIAAATLVALGTHTTETAFEAITIERGLRVPDTQQQIDWVKRFEQWHENF; encoded by the coding sequence ATGAACCGAATTTATCTTATAGCGGATACCTTATTGGCTACAATGGCTCGCCCGAGGGGAGGTGATTGGTTGCAGGACGATTTGATGTCTTTGAAGAAGAGAGAGGTTACGGTTTTGGTCTGTTTGTTGGAAAAAGAAGAAATGTATGAATTGCAGTTGGAGGAAGAAGCGAATGACTGCAAAAAGGCTGGAATGGAGTGGATTCATTTTCCGATTGCAGATTTTGGATTGCCTACAAATGAAAAAATGACGAATAAGTTGATTCTGCAATTAAAAGAATATGTGGAATCAGGTAAAAAGGTGGTCATACATTGTAGAATGGGTATCGGGCGTTCTTCAACAATTGCAGCTGCTACTTTGGTGGCTTTAGGAACACATACGACTGAAACGGCTTTTGAGGCGATTACCATAGAGAGAGGTTTGCGTGTTCCTGATACTCAGCAACAAATAGATTGGGTGAAGCGTTTTGAACAATGGCATGAAAATTTTTGA
- a CDS encoding GH3 auxin-responsive promoter family protein, whose protein sequence is MHLLNTIASKYLSSRQSSIDHWLQSPIEAQKQVFKELVHKAKNTAWGKDHDYQHISSIADFKKRVSIQDYDSLKPYITRTMAGEQNVLWSQPIQWFAKSSGTTSDKSKFIPVSKDALKNCHFKGGMDSMTMYCHTHPKTQVYTGKAIIMGGSHSISELNQHSKYGDLSAVLMQNMPYFAKFLNEPKLSIALQDNWELKLEQIAQSTVHQNITHLAGVPTWTILLIKRLLEITGKNHLLEVWPNFELYIHGGVSFTPYREQFAALIPPNKTQYWQTYNASEGFFAVQDAPNRDDMLLMLKHGIFYEFMPMEELDKANPQTLQLQEVEVGKNYALIISTNSGLWRYRIGDTIHFTTLSPHRIKVSGRTRHFINAFGEEVIIDNSDQAIHKACEQTGAKVQEYTAAPVYFSGDENGTHEWLIEFDEAPADLLQFATILDQELQKLNSDYEAKRFKGMAMRFPLVQSVPKGTFYQWLKNRGKLGGQHKIPRLANHREYLEDIKQLLVD, encoded by the coding sequence ATGCACCTCCTCAACACCATTGCCTCCAAATACCTATCGAGCCGTCAATCCAGCATTGACCATTGGCTGCAATCTCCCATTGAAGCCCAAAAACAGGTTTTCAAAGAATTGGTTCACAAAGCCAAAAATACTGCTTGGGGCAAAGACCACGACTACCAACATATTTCCAGCATTGCGGACTTCAAAAAAAGGGTTTCGATACAAGATTACGATAGCCTCAAACCCTATATCACCCGCACAATGGCAGGCGAACAAAATGTACTGTGGTCACAACCCATTCAATGGTTTGCCAAATCTTCGGGAACAACGAGCGACAAAAGCAAATTTATACCTGTCAGCAAAGATGCCCTAAAAAACTGCCACTTCAAAGGTGGAATGGACAGCATGACCATGTATTGCCACACCCATCCCAAAACACAAGTCTATACAGGCAAGGCCATCATTATGGGCGGCAGTCACAGCATCAGCGAACTCAATCAACACAGCAAATATGGAGATTTGTCCGCCGTTTTGATGCAAAATATGCCCTATTTCGCCAAGTTCTTGAATGAACCCAAACTTTCTATTGCGCTGCAAGACAATTGGGAACTAAAATTGGAGCAAATTGCCCAAAGCACTGTTCACCAAAATATTACCCACCTTGCAGGTGTGCCGACTTGGACGATTCTACTCATCAAACGCCTCTTGGAAATCACTGGTAAAAATCACTTATTGGAGGTTTGGCCCAACTTTGAATTGTATATACATGGAGGCGTGAGTTTTACGCCCTATCGAGAACAATTTGCAGCCCTGATTCCGCCCAACAAAACCCAGTATTGGCAAACCTACAATGCCTCTGAAGGATTTTTTGCGGTGCAAGATGCGCCCAACCGAGACGATATGTTGTTGATGTTGAAGCACGGAATTTTTTACGAATTTATGCCAATGGAAGAATTGGACAAAGCGAATCCGCAAACCCTGCAATTGCAGGAAGTGGAAGTGGGCAAAAACTATGCGCTGATTATTTCGACCAATTCGGGGCTTTGGCGGTATAGGATTGGCGACACCATTCATTTCACCACCCTTTCGCCTCACCGCATCAAGGTTTCGGGGCGTACCCGTCACTTTATCAATGCTTTTGGCGAAGAAGTGATTATTGACAATAGCGACCAAGCGATTCACAAGGCGTGTGAACAAACGGGCGCAAAGGTGCAAGAATATACGGCTGCTCCTGTGTATTTTTCGGGTGACGAAAATGGTACACATGAATGGCTGATTGAATTTGACGAAGCCCCAGCCGACTTACTTCAATTCGCTACCATTCTCGACCAAGAACTGCAAAAACTCAACTCCGACTATGAGGCCAAACGCTTCAAAGGCATGGCAATGCGTTTCCCATTGGTGCAAAGCGTTCCGAAAGGCACGTTCTATCAATGGCTCAAAAATCGGGGGAAATTGGGCGGACAGCACAAGATTCCGAGGTTGGCGAATCATCGGGAGTATTTGGAGGATATTAAACAGTTATTGGTGGATTAG
- a CDS encoding DUF1801 domain-containing protein, producing MLLHKPKNIDEYIAGFEADIQNILKDIRAFIRETVPDSEESISYGMPAYKLKGKPLVYFAAFKNHVGLYALPSGNQAFQEELSKYKTGKGSIQFPLKEEMPFELMGKIIAFRVTEIEEQN from the coding sequence ATGCTTCTCCATAAACCCAAAAATATTGACGAATACATCGCAGGATTTGAAGCAGACATTCAAAATATCCTAAAAGATATTCGAGCATTTATTAGAGAAACTGTACCTGATTCAGAAGAAAGTATCAGCTATGGTATGCCTGCTTACAAATTGAAAGGTAAACCTTTGGTGTATTTTGCGGCATTCAAAAACCACGTTGGATTATATGCGCTTCCGAGCGGAAATCAAGCATTTCAAGAAGAACTGTCAAAATACAAAACGGGAAAAGGCTCGATTCAATTTCCTTTGAAGGAAGAGATGCCTTTTGAACTGATGGGGAAAATAATAGCGTTTAGAGTAACCGAAATTGAGGAGCAAAATTAA
- a CDS encoding exonuclease domain-containing protein — MSEVVFTIIDLEFTGGSPRHDKIMEVALVKYANGKIIDRFHSLVNPEKEVSEFLMALVNFSEKRLKKAPLFEDIAEQIFEFTKDTVLVGFNIRLSYGLLKSAFKPTPFRFQRPHLDLKMLIEQRFDTAANLEDKPKSNSLGGLCRYFGLKYDNAYNLKKRAKTITQVFEKLFIQHYPTIDKKLVRSIAVTAKLPPNLPPEKVEGLPQATGVYYFLDKKGRIVYLGKSLHIRDRIMSHFNTDLESGKKQNMKAVIYDLQYRLTGSELIALLLESDEIKRYMPAFNRAQRRIRYKYGVYIEVNEEGFKTLEIDSLKPERSEQLFQKFSSKWQAFNFVLRSALQYQLSLEHCDLQSFGAWLRQSEYENEDFVEVQDSMEVHNAKMNRLVHHYSYPAENMLIIDKGRSELEKSVVLIENNQYLGYAYVPIEKMKPLLVEDELEDTVENEEVEDIDDSIEGESLEENEFLEENNLVEGNDSDFVIEYDADALVYEEQETYIEADADLVEEEEGEAAAMEETIAEPSVIEVIQLDTSKKSDANEIYELTTFHKLTILPHVRKELIPFRENPDVQQIIRGYLRKRRTGVWVYGF; from the coding sequence ATGTCAGAAGTTGTATTCACCATCATTGACCTCGAATTTACGGGAGGCAGCCCACGCCATGACAAAATCATGGAAGTGGCACTGGTGAAATATGCCAACGGCAAAATCATTGACCGCTTTCATTCCTTGGTCAATCCCGAAAAAGAAGTATCTGAATTTTTGATGGCATTGGTCAATTTCTCCGAAAAGCGATTGAAGAAAGCTCCTCTCTTTGAAGACATTGCAGAGCAAATTTTTGAATTTACAAAAGACACCGTACTCGTTGGCTTCAATATTCGATTGAGCTACGGTTTGTTGAAAAGTGCCTTTAAACCCACTCCTTTTCGCTTTCAACGCCCACACCTCGACCTCAAAATGTTGATAGAACAGCGATTTGATACGGCTGCAAATCTGGAGGACAAACCCAAGAGCAACAGTTTGGGAGGATTGTGTCGCTATTTTGGATTGAAGTACGACAATGCTTATAACTTAAAAAAAAGAGCAAAGACCATCACCCAAGTATTTGAGAAACTGTTTATTCAGCATTATCCTACCATTGACAAAAAACTGGTTCGCAGCATTGCCGTCACTGCAAAATTGCCGCCCAACCTTCCACCCGAAAAAGTAGAAGGTTTGCCGCAAGCAACGGGGGTTTATTATTTTTTGGACAAAAAAGGACGCATTGTGTATTTGGGAAAAAGCCTACACATTCGAGACCGAATCATGAGTCACTTCAATACGGATTTGGAGTCGGGCAAAAAACAAAACATGAAAGCGGTGATTTACGACCTTCAATACCGCTTGACAGGCAGTGAGTTGATTGCCCTTTTGTTGGAGTCGGACGAAATCAAACGCTATATGCCAGCCTTCAATCGGGCGCAAAGAAGGATTCGCTATAAATATGGGGTTTACATTGAAGTAAACGAAGAGGGCTTCAAAACTTTGGAGATTGACAGTTTGAAGCCTGAAAGGTCAGAACAGCTTTTCCAAAAATTTTCGTCCAAATGGCAGGCATTTAACTTTGTTCTGCGTTCAGCACTTCAATATCAATTGAGTTTGGAGCACTGTGATTTGCAGTCTTTTGGGGCTTGGCTTCGACAGAGTGAATATGAGAATGAGGATTTTGTGGAAGTCCAAGACAGTATGGAAGTCCACAACGCCAAAATGAATCGGTTGGTCCATCATTACAGCTATCCTGCTGAGAATATGTTGATTATAGACAAAGGGCGCAGCGAATTGGAGAAGTCGGTGGTGTTGATTGAAAACAATCAATATTTGGGTTATGCGTATGTGCCTATTGAGAAAATGAAACCTTTGTTGGTGGAAGATGAACTGGAAGATACGGTCGAAAATGAGGAGGTGGAGGACATTGATGACTCTATTGAAGGGGAATCATTGGAGGAAAATGAGTTTTTAGAAGAAAATAATCTTGTTGAAGGAAATGACAGTGATTTTGTGATAGAATACGATGCGGATGCTTTGGTGTATGAGGAGCAAGAAACCTATATTGAAGCGGATGCAGATTTGGTGGAAGAAGAGGAAGGTGAAGCGGCTGCAATGGAAGAAACAATTGCCGAACCTTCTGTTATTGAGGTAATTCAATTGGATACTTCAAAAAAATCGGATGCCAACGAAATCTATGAATTGACCACATTCCACAAACTCACCATTTTACCACACGTCCGAAAAGAGCTGATTCCTTTTAGAGAAAATCCTGATGTTCAGCAAATTATTAGAGGATATTTGCGGAAACGAAGAACAGGGGTTTGGGTTTATGGGTTTTAG
- a CDS encoding FkbM family methyltransferase, giving the protein MFERIKYWYRAVRYKYKLDKVEIRYILANVKQGQIAVDIGAHKGGYLYWLQKKVGSKGWVFAFEPQPKLSQYLLKICAKKKYKNVIIENMGVSAQKGSFDLFLPNGKSSSPGASLQKHHKTTSKFHNSIEIQTTTLDEYFLKERYLKPHFLKIDVEGHELEVFKGGEQLLKEVKPKILVECEQRHLHDTSIDQVFQFLLDLGYKGYFIHQNEWKPLIHFSVGKHQRIMDGRYWMSPDYCNNFIFE; this is encoded by the coding sequence ATGTTTGAACGGATAAAATATTGGTATCGGGCAGTTCGATACAAATACAAATTGGATAAAGTCGAAATTCGCTATATCCTGGCGAATGTGAAGCAAGGGCAAATTGCAGTAGATATTGGCGCACACAAAGGAGGTTATTTGTATTGGCTTCAAAAAAAAGTCGGGTCAAAAGGTTGGGTATTTGCTTTTGAGCCACAGCCAAAATTGAGTCAATATTTGTTGAAAATTTGTGCTAAAAAGAAATACAAGAATGTAATCATTGAAAATATGGGGGTTTCTGCTCAAAAAGGTAGCTTTGACTTGTTTCTTCCTAACGGTAAATCCTCTTCACCTGGCGCAAGTCTGCAAAAACATCACAAGACGACTTCAAAATTCCACAATAGCATCGAAATACAGACAACTACTTTAGATGAATATTTTTTGAAGGAACGTTATTTGAAACCGCATTTTCTGAAAATTGATGTGGAAGGACATGAGTTGGAAGTGTTTAAAGGGGGAGAACAATTATTGAAGGAAGTGAAACCAAAAATTTTGGTGGAATGTGAACAAAGACATCTACATGACACAAGTATTGACCAAGTATTTCAATTTTTACTCGATTTGGGCTACAAGGGTTATTTTATTCATCAAAATGAGTGGAAACCTTTGATTCATTTTTCGGTCGGAAAACACCAAAGAATAATGGACGGGCGTTATTGGATGTCACCTGATTACTGCAATAATTTTATCTTTGAATAA
- a CDS encoding element excision factor XisH family protein produces MAKDLYHDLVKEALIGEGWTITDDPLEVPSLISTFEIDLGAEKIITAEKGTEKIAVEIKSFIGRSVLHDFFKAVGQFAFYYLALKEAEPDRELYLAIPDAAYEFLFRDPNTHEISKINKLKFIVYSISDKNIKLWTVSPIK; encoded by the coding sequence ATGGCAAAAGACCTATACCATGATTTAGTAAAAGAAGCTCTGATAGGCGAAGGTTGGACAATAACAGATGACCCTTTAGAAGTACCTTCGTTAATTTCAACATTTGAAATTGATTTAGGGGCAGAAAAGATTATTACTGCAGAAAAAGGAACGGAAAAAATTGCAGTTGAAATAAAAAGTTTTATTGGACGCTCTGTACTCCATGATTTTTTCAAGGCTGTTGGTCAATTTGCTTTTTACTACCTAGCTCTGAAAGAAGCCGAACCAGATAGAGAACTTTATCTTGCCATCCCAGATGCAGCCTACGAATTTTTGTTTAGAGATCCAAACACGCATGAAATCTCTAAAATCAATAAGTTAAAATTTATTGTTTACAGTATTAGTGATAAAAATATAAAATTATGGACAGTATCTCCGATAAAGTAG
- a CDS encoding PorP/SprF family type IX secretion system membrane protein, whose translation MKTCTKLFVAMILLAATQIGFAQDIHLSQFYSQPLMVNPAMTGNLNGSYRAGLTYRNQWASIPAPYETFVLGFDMSLLSCQLGGDHVGAGVVLYRDQSGDGVLTETSALASLAYHKALDQEAQYVLSLGGQFGYTQKSVDFTRLTFDSQIEDYQINSALPNNESIDNDQFSYMDLRLGGLFTASVNETVSLYAGGAYNHATKPVETFLTAEGEKNQLSPRLVLHGGGSIFVNDQFSISPSVMYMSQASNTLTILGAAFGYHFDSGRYDTGSALYLGGWYRANDAIVMLLGIDFSSFKFGFSYDINVSDLERASNGQGAAELSLTYSGKTADCKPNRKIYCPRF comes from the coding sequence ATGAAAACGTGTACTAAGTTATTTGTCGCAATGATACTCTTGGCTGCCACTCAAATTGGCTTTGCTCAAGACATTCATCTATCTCAATTTTACTCTCAGCCATTGATGGTCAATCCTGCAATGACTGGAAATCTCAACGGAAGCTATCGAGCAGGTTTAACCTATCGCAATCAATGGGCTTCTATTCCAGCACCCTACGAAACTTTCGTTTTGGGCTTCGATATGTCTTTGTTGAGCTGTCAGTTAGGTGGCGATCACGTAGGCGCAGGAGTGGTGTTGTATCGTGACCAATCTGGTGATGGCGTGCTTACCGAAACCTCTGCTTTGGCATCTTTGGCTTACCACAAAGCTTTGGATCAAGAGGCTCAGTACGTGCTAAGTTTGGGCGGGCAGTTTGGTTATACCCAAAAAAGTGTAGATTTCACAAGATTGACTTTCGATTCCCAAATCGAAGACTATCAAATCAACTCTGCATTGCCAAACAATGAATCCATTGATAATGACCAATTCAGCTATATGGATTTGCGCTTAGGAGGTTTGTTTACCGCTTCGGTCAATGAAACTGTAAGCCTCTACGCAGGTGGAGCGTACAATCACGCTACCAAACCCGTAGAAACTTTCTTGACTGCTGAGGGAGAGAAAAATCAACTTTCTCCAAGATTGGTGTTGCATGGTGGTGGTAGCATCTTCGTCAATGATCAATTTAGCATTTCGCCAAGTGTCATGTATATGAGTCAGGCAAGCAATACTTTGACAATTTTGGGAGCAGCATTTGGCTACCATTTCGATTCTGGTCGCTACGACACAGGTTCAGCCCTTTATTTAGGCGGATGGTACCGTGCAAATGATGCGATTGTGATGCTTTTGGGTATTGACTTTTCTTCCTTCAAATTTGGTTTCTCTTATGATATCAACGTTTCGGACTTGGAGAGAGCAAGTAATGGTCAAGGTGCAGCAGAATTGTCGCTTACGTATAGCGGTAAAACGGCTGACTGTAAACCGAATAGAAAAATCTATTGTCCACGGTTTTAA
- a CDS encoding XisI protein: MDSISDKVAKYRAIARNIITELGNRKGKRKYFDIEYHTIIDDDTGNYILLRSGWKETSRFYAVLIHIEVKESGMVWLHEDRTDYIIADMLLETGISKSEIVLGFHPPIVRPETGYAVA; the protein is encoded by the coding sequence ATGGACAGTATCTCCGATAAAGTAGCAAAATACCGTGCCATTGCTCGCAATATCATCACAGAATTAGGCAATAGAAAGGGAAAGCGAAAGTATTTTGACATAGAATATCACACAATTATAGATGATGATACAGGAAATTATATACTTCTTAGAAGTGGTTGGAAGGAAACAAGTCGCTTTTATGCCGTTTTGATTCACATTGAAGTGAAAGAATCGGGAATGGTATGGTTGCATGAAGATCGAACTGATTATATTATTGCTGACATGCTTTTAGAAACAGGTATTTCAAAAAGCGAAATTGTCTTGGGTTTTCACCCTCCAATTGTTCGACCAGAAACAGGCTATGCGGTGGCTTGA
- a CDS encoding cyclase family protein produces the protein MPQYIDLSHTIEDGLVTYKGLPAPIICDYLSREASKGVYADGVSFQIGKIEMVANTGTYIDVPFHRYEDGKDLSQFEVEAFANLEAVCIHAPFQNGLAVGVSFFEGKDLEGKAVLVRTDWAQHWNTPQYYENHSFLTKEAAIFLKEAGVKLVGIDSHNIDDTRCNARPVHSILLKDNVLIAEHLCNLDELPFDVPFRFFAVPPKVRGMGTFPVRAFAVLGS, from the coding sequence ATGCCCCAATACATAGACCTCAGCCATACGATTGAAGATGGGTTGGTGACTTACAAAGGTTTGCCCGCACCCATTATTTGTGATTATCTCAGTCGGGAGGCTTCCAAAGGTGTGTATGCTGATGGGGTAAGTTTTCAGATTGGTAAAATCGAAATGGTTGCCAATACGGGAACGTATATTGATGTGCCTTTTCACCGATATGAGGATGGTAAAGATTTGTCTCAATTTGAAGTAGAAGCCTTTGCCAATTTGGAGGCGGTGTGTATTCATGCGCCTTTTCAGAATGGCTTGGCGGTCGGTGTTTCATTTTTTGAAGGAAAGGATTTAGAAGGGAAAGCAGTTTTGGTGCGAACCGATTGGGCGCAGCACTGGAATACGCCACAATACTATGAGAACCATTCTTTTCTAACCAAAGAAGCGGCTATTTTTTTGAAGGAGGCAGGAGTCAAATTAGTAGGAATTGATTCTCATAATATTGACGATACCCGCTGCAATGCCCGCCCAGTTCATTCTATTTTACTGAAAGACAATGTATTGATAGCCGAGCATCTCTGCAACTTGGATGAACTTCCTTTTGATGTTCCTTTTCGATTTTTTGCAGTGCCTCCAAAAGTCAGAGGGATGGGAACTTTTCCTGTAAGGGCGTTTGCGGTTTTGGGAAGTTAA